The Podarcis muralis chromosome 10, rPodMur119.hap1.1, whole genome shotgun sequence genome includes a region encoding these proteins:
- the LOC144329014 gene encoding uncharacterized protein LOC144329014, producing MIRLLLLSFLLAVIGQNGTWGKPVHGDIRSILQVDFSDAADPAYDFQAKRNSYHSARGPEVLNPSDPSSLCYLIQESDTESQISCRLRFTRSKFNFNPFGLRFGKRQGGVLDADTGKLGPQSSSSKMLQSLLKPKLDRMIELCGEMWGEDC from the exons ATGATCAGGCTTTTGCTTTTGTCCTTCCTGCTGGCAGTCATCGGTCAGAATGGGACTTGGGGGAAACCTGTTCACGGGGACATCAGATCCATCCTACAGGTTGATTTTTCAG atgcagcagatccagcctaCGATTTCCAAGCCAAGAGGAATTCTTATCACTCTGCCCGAGGCCCTGAGGTTCTCAACCCGTCCGACCCGTCCAGCCTTTGCTACCTCATCCAAGAGAGCGATACCGAGAGCCAGATCTCTTGCAGGCTCCGCTTCACCAGGAGCAAATTCAATTTCAACCCTTTCGGACTGCGATTCGGGAAACGGCAGGGGGGCGTCTTGGATGCCGATACCGGGAAACTGGGtccccagagcagcagcagcaaaatgctgCAGTCCCTGCTGAAACCCAAACTGGACAGGATGATAGAGCTGTGTGGGGAGATGTGGGGAGAAGACTGTTAA